From the genome of Papaver somniferum cultivar HN1 chromosome 2, ASM357369v1, whole genome shotgun sequence, one region includes:
- the LOC113352906 gene encoding uncharacterized protein LOC113352906, giving the protein MDLQSIVVILGYLWLPEIKAKIESELSRHRIEKKLVLDVLSEYRDNIGNAGVTKTVIEKCIARLEENYDQSMELDAQENSGQRMELGVPEKPDQELEMEMEASSKRKRVHNLR; this is encoded by the exons ATGGATCTGCAGTCGATTGTTGTTATTCTTGGTTATCTTTGGTTGCCCGA GATAAAGGCTAAGATTGAAAGTGAATTGTCTCGTCACCGGATAGAGAAGAAACTTGTGCTGGATGTTCTCTCG GAATATCGTGACAACATTGGCAACGCCGGTGTTACGAAGACGGTGATCGAGAAATGCATAGCTCGCCTTGAG GAAAATTATGACCAGAGTATGGAGCTGGATGCACAGGAAAATTCTGGCCAGAGGATGGAGCTGGGTGTACCGGAAAAGCCTGATCAGGAgttggagatggagatggaggcAAGTAGCAAGCGGAAACGAGTGCACAACCTTCGATAG